From a single Parambassis ranga chromosome 2, fParRan2.1, whole genome shotgun sequence genomic region:
- the xpot gene encoding exportin-T — protein MACQSVAAVMDEQALLGLNPNADARYRQRAMAYFEQLKESQDAWEVCAEALAKGIYNDDHVKFFCFQVLEHQIKFRHAGLSAVQQQLIRESLMKWLQRQLMNAQPEKPFIRNKAAQVFALTFIMDYLTLWPKFFFDILSLVGLNPHGVDVYLRTLMAIDAEVVDRDILHSPEETRRNTLIKDTMREQVIPSLVESWFQILQTYQQSHSELTCQCLEVVGAYVSWIDLNLIANDRFVNLLLSQMSVEELREEACDCLFEIVNKGMDPVDKTKLVESLCQVLQSAGFFNVEQEEDVDFLAKFSRLVNGMGQSLLLSWTKLAKAGSVKEATETLQAVEAKVPLLLQLLVHEDDDISANIVGFCYEYLHVLKQLPQLTDQQKANIEAVMLAVMKKLTYDDEYNFENEGEDEAMFVEYRKQLKMLFDRLAQVSPELLLEAVRRVFTSSMQNWQTAPFMEVEVAIRLLYMLGEALPASHGAHFSGDTAKTSTLQDMMRTLVSCGVSSYQHSSVSLEFFETVVRYDKFFIVEPQHIPNVLMAFLDQRGLRHNSPKVRSRVAYLFSRFIKTLHKHMNAFIEDILTRIQDLLELAPPENGFPALLTSDDQLFMFETAGVLIVNGESPVERKQALMRSLLAPLMDAFRLLLAKLLQETEEERQAALADCLSHAVGFASRTSKAFSNKQTVKQCGCTEVYRDCLHAFLPALSCPVQRGVLRSSVRSFLHRMIICLEEEVLPFIPAASEHMLKDCEAKDLQEFIPLISQITAKFKRQVSPFLQQVFMPLVLAIFEVLARPAEENDQTAALEKQMLRRSYFSFIQAITGSGMNEVMANQGPENIERVVFTIIQGAVDFPDPIAQKTCFIILSKLVELWGGKDGMVGFPDFIYKNIVPACFLAPLKPTFDLSDAQTVLTLSECTVTLKMIHLKRGPEFIQFLQQEYLPSLQVSPEISQELCQVLQQPDVKVLKNYIKAFFQRAKL, from the exons ATGGCCTGCCAGTCTGTTGCTGCAGTCATGGACGAGCAGGCCCTGCTGGGGCTCAACCCAAACGCCGACGCCCGCTACAGGCAGAGG GCCATGGCTTACTTTGAGCAGCTGAAGGAGTCTCAGGATGCCTGGGAGGTGTGTGCAGAGGCCCTGGCCAAAGGCATTTATAA tgATGACCATGTGAAGTTCTTCTGTTTCCAAGTGTTGGAGCATCAGATCAAGTTCAG ACATGCTGGTCTGAGTgcggtgcagcagcagctgatcaggGAGTCTCTGATGAAGTGGCTGCAGCGTCAG ctgatgaaCGCTCAGCCTGAGAAGCCCTTCATCAGGAACAAGGCGGCTCAGGTCTTCGCCCTCACCTTCATCATGGATTATCTGACTCTGTGGCCCAAGTTTTTCTTTGACATCTTGTCCCTGGTGGGCCTGAACCCTCACGGTGTTGACGTCTACCTGAGGACACTGATGGCCattgatgctgaggtggtggacAGAGACATCCTGCACTCTCCTGAG GAGACTCGCAGGAACACGTTGATCAAAGATACCATGAGGGAGCAGGTTATTCCCAGCCTGGTGGAGTCCTGGTTCCAGATCCTGCAGACATACCAGCAGTCCCATTCAGAGCTCACCTGCCAGTGTCTGGAGGTGGTTGGAGCCTACGTGTCCTGGATCGACCTCAACCTCATCGCCAACGACCG gtttgTGAACCTGCTGCTGAGTCAAATGTcggtggaggagctcagagaaGAAGCCTGTGACTGCCTGTTTGAAATCGTCAACAAAGGGATGGACCCCGTGGATAAAACCAAGCTGGTGGAGTCTCTGTGCCAAGTGCTGCAGTCAGCCGGCTTCTTCAACGTGGAGCAG gaggaggatgtggactTCCTGGCCAAGTTCTCTCGGCTGGTGAACGGAATGGGTCAgagtctgctgctgagctgGACCAAGCTGGCCAAAGCCGGCAGCGTGAAGGAGGCGACGGAGACACTGCAGGCGGTGGAGGCCAAagtgccgctgctgctgcagctgctggtgcaTGAGGACGATGATATCTCTGCTAACATCGTGGGCTTCTGTTACGAGTACCTGCATGTCCTGAAACAG CTCCCTCAGCTGACAGACCAGCAGAAAGCAAACATCGAG GCCGTCATGCTGGCTGTCATGAAGAAGCTGACGTATGACGACGAGTACAACTTTGAAAACGAG GGTGAGGACGAGGCCATGTTCGTGGAGTACAGGAAGCAGCTGAAGATGCTGTTTGACCGCCTGGCTCAGGTCtctcctgagctgctgctggaagcCGTGCGTCGAGTCttcaccagctccatgca gAACTGGCAGACGGCTCCCTtcatggaggtggaggtggccATCAGGCTGCTGTACATGCTCGGCGAGGCTCTGCCGGCATCTCATGGAGCCCATTTCTCCGGGGACACTGCAAAGACGAGCACCCTGCAGGACATGATGAGGACG ctggTGTCCTGTGGAGTCAGCAGCTATCAGCACTCCTCTGTGTCGCTGGAGTTTTTTGAAACGGTTGTGAGATATGATAAGTTCTTCATTGTGGAGCCACAGCACATCCCCAACGTTTTG ATGGCATTTCTGGACCAAAGAGGTCTGAGACACAACAGCCCAAAGGTCCGCAGCAGAGTGGCCTACCTGTTCTCCAGATTCATCAAAACCCTGCA taaacacatgaacgCCTTCATCGAGGACATCCTGACCAGGATTCAGGACCTGCTGGAGCTGGCTCCTCCT gAAAATGGCTTCCCTGCCCTGCTGACCAGTGACGACCAGCTCTTCATGTTTGAGACGGCAGGCGTTCTGATCGTGAATGGTGAGAGTCCGGTGGAGAGGAAGCAGGCACTGATGAGGAGCCTGCTGGCGCCACTGATGGACGCCTTCCGCCTGCTGCTTGCcaagctgctgcaggagacggaggaggagcgGCAGGCCGCACTTGCCGACTGTCTGAGCCACGCCGTCGGCTTCGCCAG TCGCACCAGCAAGGCGTTCAGCAACAAGCAGACGGTGAAGCAGTGCGGCTGCACCGAGGTCTACCGGGACTGCCTGCACGCCTTCCTGCCTGCGCTGAGCTGCCCTGTCCAGCGGGGGGTGCTGCGCAGCTCCGTGCGCTCCTTCCTGCACCGAATGATCATCtgcctggaggaggaggtgctgcccTTCATCCCCGCTGCCTCCGAGCACATGCTGAAGGACTGCGAGGCCAAAGACCTGCAGGAGTTCATCCCACTCATCAGCCAGATCACCGCCAAGTTTAAG CGGCAGGTCTCTCCCTTCCTGCAGCAGGTCTTCATGCCACTGGTGCTCGCCATCTTTGAGGTGCTGGCGCGGCCGGCGGAGGAAAATgaccagacagcagctctggAGAAGCAGATGCTGAGAAGGAGCTACTTTAGCTTCATCCAGGCCATCACTGGCAGCGGGATGAATGAGGTCATGGCCAATCAGG GACCCGAGAACATCGAGCGCGTCGTCTTCACCATCATCCAGGGTGCTGTGGACTTCCCCGACCCCATTGCTCAGAAAACCTGCTTCATCATCCTCTCCAAGCTGGTGGAGCTGTGGG GAGGGAAAGACGGCATGGTGGGCTTCCCCGACTTCATCTACAAAAACATAGTTCCTGCGTGCTTCCTGGCGCCTCTCAAACCGACTTTTGACCTCTCGGATGCTCAGACGGTGCTG ACACTGTCAGAGTGCACCGTCACGCTTAAAATGATTCATCTCAAACGG GGACCGGAGTTCATCCAGTTCTTACAGCAGGAGTATCTGCCGTCTCTGCAGGTGTCACCTGAAATCTCACAG GAGCTGTGTcaggtgctgcagcagccagaCGTCAAAGTCCTGAAGAACTACATAAAG GCCTTCTTCCAGCGAGCAAAGCTGTAG
- the rpl18a gene encoding large ribosomal subunit protein eL20 — protein MKASGTLREYKVIGRLLPSAKNPAPPLYRMRIFAPNHVVAKSRFWYFVSQLRKMKKASGEIVYCGLVHEKTPLKVKNFGIWLRYDSRSGTHNMYREYRDLTTSGAVTQCYRDMGARHRARAHAIQIMKVQVIAANKCRRPAIKQFHDSKIKFPLPHRVLRRQHKPRFTTKRPNTFF, from the exons ATGAAGGCGTCCGGCACA CTTAGGGAGTATAAAGTTATTGGGCGTCTGCTGCCCTCTGCCAAGAACCCTGCCCCACCTCTCTACCGGATGAGGATCTTCGCCCCCAACCACGTCGTGGCCAAGTCCCGCTTCTGGTACTTCGTCTCCCagctgaggaagatgaagaaggcTTCCGGAGAGATCGTCTACTGTGGCCTG GTCCATGAGAAGACCCCTCTGAAGGTGAAGAACTTTGGTATCTGGCTGCGTTATGACTCTCGCAGCGGCACCCACAACATGTACAGAGAGTACAGAGACCTGACCACCTCAGGAGCCGTCACTCAGTGCT ATCGGGATATGGGAGCTCGCCATCGCGCCCGTGCCCACGCCATCCAGATCATGAAGGTGCAGGTCATCGCTGCCAACAAGTGTCGCAGACCTGCCATCAAGCAATTCCAT gacTCCAAGATCAAGTTCCCTCTGCCTCACAGGGTCCTGCGCCGACAGCACAAACCGCGCTTCACCACCAAGAGACCAAACACCTTCTTCTAA
- the rtcb gene encoding RNA-splicing ligase RtcB homolog: MSRSYNDELQFLDKIGSNCWRIKKGFVPNMQVEGIFYVNDPLEKLMFEELRNACRGGGVGGFLPAMKQIGNVAALPGIVHKSIGLPDVHSGYGFAIGNMAAFDMSDPDAVVSPGGVGFDINCGVRLLRTNLDECDVQPVKEQLAQSLFDHIPVGVGSKGVIPMGAKDLEEALEMGVDWSLREGYAWAEDKEHCEEYGRMLQADPNKVSSKAKKRGLPQLGTLGAGNHYAEIQVVDEIYNDYAAKKMGIDHKGQVCVMIHSGSRGLGHQVATDALVAMEKAMKRDKITVNDRQLACAHVTSQEGQDYLKGMAAAGNYAWVNRSSMTFLTRQAFSKVFGTTPDDLDMHVIYDVSHNIAKVEEHMVDGKQRTLLVHRKGSTRAFPPHHPLIPVDYQLTGQPVLIGGTMGTCSYVLTGTEQGMTETFGTTCHGAGRALSRAKSRRNLDFQDVLDKLADMGIAIRVASPKLVMEEAPESYKNVTDVVNTCHDAGISKKAIKLRPIAVIKG; this comes from the exons ATGAGCCGTAGTTACAACGATGAGCTGCAGTTCCTGGATAAAATCGGCAGCAACTGCTGGAGGATCAAAAAAGGCTTCGTTCCCAACATGCAG GTTGAAGGAATCTTCTACGTCAACGACCCTCTGGAGAAGCTGATGTTTGAGGAGCTCCGGAACGCCTGTCGAGGAGGAG gtgtgGGTGGATTCCTTCCCGCCATGAAACAAATCGGGAATGTGGCGGCGCTTCCTGGGATCGTACAC AAATCCATCGGCCTTCCAGACGTCCACTCTGGATATGGGTTCGCCATTGGAAACATGGCTGCCTTTGACATGAGTGACCCCGATGCTGTGGTGTCTCCAG GGGGTGTGGGCTTCGACATAAACTGCGGTGTCCGCCTGCTGAGGACAAACCTGGACGAGTGTGACGTCCAGCCGGTGAAGGAGCAGCTGGCCCAGTCACTGTTTGACCACATCCCAGTGGGAGTGGGCTCCAAAGGAGTCATTCCAATGGGAGCCAA ggATCTGGAGGAGGCTCTGGAGATGGGCGTGGACTGGTCCCTGAGGGAGGGCTATGCCTGGGCTGAGGACAAGGAGCACTGCGAGGAGTACGGCCGGATGCTGCAGGCCGACCCAAACAAGGTGTCGTCTAAGGCCAAGAAGAGAGGCCTgccacag CTCGGCACTCTGGGAGCTGGAAACCACTACGCTGAGATCCAGGTGGTGGACGAGATTTACAATGACTACGCAGCCAAGAAGATGGGCATCGATCACAAGGGCCAGGTGTGCGTGATGATCCACAGCGGGAGCCGCGGCCTTGGACACCAGGTTGCCACTG ACGctctggttgccatggagaaGGCGATGAAACGGGACAAGATCACAGTGAACGACCGCCAACTGGCCTGTGCACACGTCACATCGCAGGAGGGTCAGGACTACCTGAAGGGCATGGCGGCAGCAGGAAACTACGCCTGGGTGAACCGCTCCTCCATGACCTTCCTCACCAGACAG GCCTTCTCCAAAGTGTTCGGTACAACGCCGGACGACCTGGATATGCACGTCATCTATGACGTTTCCCACAACATCGCCAAGGTTGAGGAGCACATGGTGGACGGGAAGCAGAGGACGCTGCTGGTTCACCGCAAAGGATCAACCCGGGCCTTCCCCCCACACCACCCGCTCATCCCTGTGGACTACCAG CTGACAGGTCAGCCAGTGTTGATCGGAGGGACGATGGGAACCTGCAGTTATGTCCTCACCGGGACAGAACAGGGAATGACGGAGACGTTTGGGACCACCTGCCACGGAGCG ggCCGCGCTCTGTCTCGAGCAAAATCCCGCCGCAATCTGGACTTCCAGGACGTTCTGGACAAACTGGCGGACATGGGCATCGCCATCCGAGTGGCTTCACCCAAACTGGttatggaggag gctcCTGAATCATACAAAAATGTGACGGATGTCGTCAACACATGTCACGACGCTGGAATCAGCAAGAAGGCCATTAAACTGAGGCCGATCGCCGTGATCAAAGGCTGA